The stretch of DNA TATCGACCCATTCCTGGTGGGCTTCGATCATCTGATCGGGTTCGGGATATTCGTTTTTGATCTCCCGGATCAGTTCCTGCCAGGTTTTCTGGGGGTCAATGGTTTTAGCGACTGCTTCCAATTCGGCAACGGTGGCTTCAAACTGTTCCCATCCGTAATTCCACAAACTTTCCGCATGGTGGTCTAACAAAAAAGGGCCTTTTAACATCCGGTTGTAGGTCTCCTCTCCGATGGCAAAATCACCAGGAGGGAGATTGGGCAATTCCTCTTTTAGAAAAACGATAAAAGCCTCCAGCGATGCCATCGCTACTTTGGCGGGCTCCTTTAATTTATCCGCAGCAGGGCTGTTTTGTTCAATGAAGGCCTTCAGTTCTTCTGTAAAAAGTACCCGGCCATTTTCGGCCATAAAGCGGCTAAGCTCCTGGAATCGGGGGACATACACTTCCAATTGTTCCTGACCATTTTTTAATTGCGTCGGGACTAAAAGCAGGCGTTTTTCGAGCTCATCGATCTTTTCTTTGACCTCCCCGGGGCTGCCCATCACGTTGCCGAGTCCTCTGAAGGACATGTAAGTTCGGGGGTCTTTTTTCCAGAATTGCATGTTTTCCTGTTCTAATTCCCTGCCCACCAGGATGCTTTGGGCGAATTTCCAGTCTATGCGGTCGTCGAAGGACAACTGGGTGGTGTCGATGGCGCGCAGTTCAGCCAGCTGTTTCTTTGTTTTATCCAGGGCGGCAGCAAAGGAGGACTGGCTGAAGTCATCATCCGCAAAACTCCCCCCGCGGCCGGCAGAAGGGTTGAATTGCGCCACAAACGCAGCTAGTTGGTCAGTTGCAGTTGTCTGACCCGCCGACTCTCCAGTCTCAGGGGCCGTGCAAAATGAAATAGTAAGAAGGAAGCACAACAAAATAATATTTCTCATATCAAGATAGGATTAAATAGGTGTTGTTAATCACCTATTCCCAAAGATAATATTAACAGAAGTCATCCCGAATTTATTCTGAGATGATTCCATGACTTTTTTAAAATGTATGCATAATGATGTCCACTTACTTAAAAACATTGAATGGATAAAGCGACAGGACTGTAAGAGCATGTTTGGAGGTCGCTTTTGGAGGCAAAAAGTGTCAATTTTTCGCTGAGACAAGGCCCTTTTTGAAGTTCATACCCTTCGGTACGGACGAAAAAAGTAACGAAGTATCAGCGAAAAAGGGATGCTTTTAGGCCCAAAGGGTGACCTCCAAACATACTCTAAAGATGAATAATCCACTCCTATTTGGTTGTTTTATTTGAATTTCGTAATTTATTGTTTGATAAATATTATTACGGGGTAGAATAATGTCGTTTCTTTATTTTTAATAGTCAATTCATCTAATATTTCTATATCATGGCAATTTTCAACTTAAACATCAACGGAAAAAAACAACAGGTAGATGTCGATCCCACCACGCCTATGCTTTGGGTGCTGAGGGATCATCTCCAAATGGTAGGCACCAAATACGGTTGTGGTATTGCGGCCTGTGGCGCCTGTACGATCCACCTCGACGGGGTAGCCATGCGCTCCTGTCAACTCCCGGTGTCAGCGGTAGCCGACCAGGCGATCACCACCATCGAAGGACTGTCGGAAAAGGGAGACCACCCGCTGCAAAAAGCCTGGCTAGAACACGACGTACCCCAATGCGGCTACTGTCAGGCAGGGCAAATCATGAATGCTGCCGCTTTGTTGGCGAACAACCCGAACCCCAGCGATGAGGAAATTGAAGCGACCATGAACGGCAATATTTGTCGATGCGGCACCTATACCCGCATCAAGGCAGCGATCAAAACGGCTGCGGTCAGTAGTTAGGTCTTCCTTTTTAATTATTTAAGATTCATCAATATGACACTCATAAAAACCTCATACGGTAGACGTTCCTTTTTGAAAACTTCGGCCCTCACCGGGGGCGGTATGGTTCTCGGCTTCAGTTGGCTGGCTTCCTGCCAACCTGCCGGAGATACAGCAGAGGCAACCGTACTGGTGATGCCAGAAGCGTGGTTTGAGATCAATGCTTATCTTAAAATCGGAGATAACGGCGTTGTTACCATCCTTTCACCGAATCCTGAATTTGGGCAGAATATTAAAACGGCTATGCCCATGATCATCGCAGAGGAGCTCGATGTGGACTGGA from Saprospiraceae bacterium encodes:
- a CDS encoding DUF885 domain-containing protein, whose protein sequence is MRNIILLCFLLTISFCTAPETGESAGQTTATDQLAAFVAQFNPSAGRGGSFADDDFSQSSFAAALDKTKKQLAELRAIDTTQLSFDDRIDWKFAQSILVGRELEQENMQFWKKDPRTYMSFRGLGNVMGSPGEVKEKIDELEKRLLLVPTQLKNGQEQLEVYVPRFQELSRFMAENGRVLFTEELKAFIEQNSPAADKLKEPAKVAMASLEAFIVFLKEELPNLPPGDFAIGEETYNRMLKGPFLLDHHAESLWNYGWEQFEATVAELEAVAKTIDPQKTWQELIREIKNEYPEPDQMIEAHQEWVDKSRAHILAKGLIPIPWKEQVKVVPRAEYLRKTSYYGNFSRARGLDSDSIYTAQWMINPFEDRWDEATKQQYLVEHDWGVIIVTAPHESYGGHHVQGLYQLQNPRPIRRDNGISIFSEGWGLYNEQLMQETGFFPNERIHLRQLQLRLWRNARVVYDVGMHSGRMTYEEAIRLMEERVGFLRWAAQLEIDSATASPGYFIGYFMGMSEILRLRTAYKAKMGEAFNLSDFHERLLKIGNMPTALMWEALMNS
- a CDS encoding (2Fe-2S)-binding protein, whose amino-acid sequence is MAIFNLNINGKKQQVDVDPTTPMLWVLRDHLQMVGTKYGCGIAACGACTIHLDGVAMRSCQLPVSAVADQAITTIEGLSEKGDHPLQKAWLEHDVPQCGYCQAGQIMNAAALLANNPNPSDEEIEATMNGNICRCGTYTRIKAAIKTAAVSS